A single genomic interval of Electrophorus electricus isolate fEleEle1 chromosome 2, fEleEle1.pri, whole genome shotgun sequence harbors:
- the LOC113586042 gene encoding leucine-rich repeat and immunoglobulin-like domain-containing nogo receptor-interacting protein 1 yields the protein MCVQATDWPGMYWMSVLLWIVGVAGAWDSPWPCPQRCECLHELLIVNCSSVHMTSVPEGIYAKSLHLNLSNNHLKILERRQFSNLAELQELDLSENMLSIIKFEAFLGLRRLLTLRLSQNRLKIIPLGVFSGLLSLRLLDISKNEILIFLDHTFRDMASLQKLDASRNDIVFISKLAFSGLLNLQELNLDRCNITSAPALALSQLTGLTRLQFCWVGYTVLPNNSFRWLGWVRELTISNCPWLGSLATKSLIGLNLTSLTLSYCNLSSVPYVPLQHLVYLRYLDLSYNPITSIQPNLLGDLLQLQEFHLVGGSLQKVEPRAFQGLVHFRLLNVSSNQLSTLEEMAFHSMKTLQVLRLDGNPLTCDCRLLWVLHNRLDLDFDGVPPVCALPVYMQGRTFLDFSAAEVPRLFTCRQARILNRKPQEVRTDEGHTVQFFCQVDGDPTPSIIWVSPHRTLLTTTGRIRVLSNGTLEVRYAQVQDSGYYYCFASNTAGNDSISISLRVCGSPESSYQNHSPQFFLEGWNLAAIIPSDNPTVSTSQGIPFDMKTLVIVMTMGSVSFLSSVAVCFVFIFFWSQSKGKIKHTAKVSFVPRSAAIATEKAERAEANMETAKLTMRL from the coding sequence atgtgtgtgcaggctACAGATTGGCCAGGGATGTATTGGATGTCAGTCCTCTTGTGGATAGTGGGTGTGGCAGGAGCTTGGGACTCACCCTGGCCCTGCCCTCAGCGTTGTGAGTGCTTACATGAACTTCTCATTGTCAACTGTTCTTCAGTTCACATGACCTCTGTACCTGAGGGCATCTACGCAAAGAGCCTACACCTCAACCTGTCGAATAATCATCTTAAGATACTTGAACGGCGGCAGTTCTCCAACCTGGCAGAGCTACAGGAGCTTGACCTGAGTGAGAACATGCTTTCAATTATCAAGTTCGAAGCATTCCTTGGTCTGCGGCGCCTACTGACTCTGCGGCTGTCCCAGAACCGGCTCAAGATTATTCCACTTGGTGTGTTTTCTGGACTTCTGAGTCTTCGCCTGCTGGACATCAGCAAGAATGAGATCCTCATCTTCCTGGACCACACATTCCGTGACATGGCATCTTTGCAGAAGCTGGATGCCAGCAGGAATGATATTGTGTTTATCTCCAAGCTTGCCTTCAGTGGCCTCCTGAACCTACAGGAGCTGAACCTAGACAGGTGTAACATCACATCAGCGCCAGCTTTGGCATTGTCTCAGCTTACTGGACTGACACGGCTGCAGTTCTGCTGGGTTGGCTATACAGTACTGCCCAACAACTCGTTCAGGTGGCTGggctgggtaagggagctgaCCATTTCCAACTGCCCCTGGCTGGGATCACTAGCCACCAAAAGCCTGATTGGCCTAAACCTAACTTCCTTGACACTCAGCTACTGCAACCTGAGCTCTGTTCCCTATGTCCCTCTGCAACACTTGGTCTACCTGCGCTACTTGGACCTGTCCTATAACCCCATCACCTCCATCCAGCCTAACCTGCTGGGAGACCTTCTTCAGCTGCAGGAGTTCCACTTGGTTGGTGGGAGCTTGCAGAAGGTGGAGCCGAGAGCATTTCAAGGACTTGTCCACTTCCGCCTGCTTAATGTGTCATCCAATCAACTGTCAACACTAGAGGAGATGGCCTTCCACTCAATGAAGACTCTCCAGGTGCTAAGGCTTGATGGGAACCCACTCACCTGTGACTGTCGCTTGCTCTGGGTACTGCACAACCGTTTGGATTTGGACTTTGACGGGGTGCCACCTGTATGTGCCTTACCTGTGTATATGCAAGGCAGAACATTTTTGGACTTCAGTGCGGCTGAAGTGCCAAGGCTGTTCACCTGTCGGCAGGCACGTATTCTGAACCGCAAGCCCCAGGAAGTGCGCACTGATGAGGGCCATACGGTCCAGTTCTTCTGCCAGGTGGATGGagaccccaccccctccatcaTTTGGGTGAGCCCCCACCGCACCCTCCTAACTACTACCGGTCGGATCCGTGTGCTCTCCAATGGAACTCTTGAGGTGCGGTACGCACAGGTGCAGGATAGCGGATACTACTACTGCTTTGCCTCCAATACAGCGGGAAACGACAGCATTTCCATTAGTCTGCGGGTCTGCGGCTCTCCTGAATCTTCATACCAAAATCACTCTCCCCAGTTCTTCTTGGAGGGGTGGAATCTGGCAGCCATCATTCCATCAGACAACCCAACAGTCAGCACCTCCCAGGGTATTCCATTTGACATGAAGACACTGGTGATTGTGATGACGATGGGCTCTGTGTCATTCCTGAGCTCTGTGGCAGTCTGCTTTGTGTTCATCTTCTTCTGGAGCCAGAGCAAAGGGAaaatcaaacacacagccaaagtATCCTTTGTACCTCGCAGTGCAGCAATAGcaacagagaaagcagagagagcagaggctaACATGGAGACCGCCAAACTCACCATGAGGCTCTGA
- the LOC113586043 gene encoding leucine-rich repeat and immunoglobulin-like domain-containing nogo receptor-interacting protein 1, with translation MCVETADWRGMCWCAVLLLIMGVSESGEPPWPCPQCCECSPENLMVNCSSNNLTSVPDNINAKTHHLNLANNLLKTLRHRQFSTLSQLQELDLSENILSTIEVEAFHGLQNLLTLRLSQNRLKILPVGAFSGLPSLHLLDISENEILIFLDYTFREMTSLRKLEASENDLLFISKRAFSGLLNLRELSLDRSNLTSVPSEALSQLTGLSCLRLCLAELTILPNNSFRRLGRLRELTVSNCPLLGSLATNSLIGLNLTSLTLTYCNLSSVPYVPLQHLVYLCYLDLSYNPIISIHPNLLGDLLRLQEFHLVGGSLLRVEPGAFHGLVYIRLLNMSSNQLVTLEETAFHSVGTLEVLRLDNNPLICDCRLLWVWRHHLHLDFDKKPPICNLPVHVQGRMIQDFTQVQLPGLFTCRQARILNRKPQEVRTDEGHTVQFFCQVDGDPTPSIIWLSPHRTLLSTTGRIRVLSNGTLEVRYSQVQDSGYYHCFASNAAGNDSISVSLQVRGFPASSPRNRSIHFFMEGWSFTSTQSPVNDSQGLRPFPFDMKTLIIAVTMGFLSFLSSVAVCFVFMFFWSQSKGQIKHTATIDFVPHSAGAGPARGGSGTDNNRLTMKLL, from the coding sequence ATGTGTGTGGAGACTGCTGATTGGCGGGGAATGTGTTGGTGTGCAGTGCTTCTGTTGATAATGGGTGTGTCTGAATCAGGGGAACCACCCTGGCCCTGTCCTCAATGTTGCGAGTGCTCACCTGAAAATCTCATGGTCAACTGCTCCTCAAACAACTTGACCTCTGTACCTGACAACATCAATGCCAAAACCCATCACTTAAACCTAGCCAATAATCTCCTTAAGACACTCAGACATCGGCAGTTCTCTACTCTTTCACAGCTACAAGAACTGGATCTGAGTGAGAACATTCTGTCAACAATTGAAGTGGAAGCCTTCCATGGCCTGCAGAACCTTCTCACGCTGCGGCTGTCACAGAACCGACTCAAGATCCTTCCAGTCGGCGCATTCTCTGGACTTCCAAGTCTCCACCTCCTGGACATCAGTGAAAATGAGATTCTTATTTTTTTAGACTACACATTCCGTGAGATGACGTCTTTGCGAAAGCTGGAGGCAAGCGAGAATGACCTTTTGTTTATCTCCAAACGCGCCTTCAGCGGCCTGTTGAACCTACGGGAGCTGAGCCTGGACAGGTCTAACCTTACGTCGGTCCCAAGTGAGGCACTGTCACAGCTCACTGGGCTGTCATGCCTGCGTTTATGTCTAGCTGAGCTCACGATACTGCCCAACAACTCATTCAGACGGCTGGGACGGCTAAGGGAGCTGACCGTGTCCAACTGTCCCTTGCTGGGCTCACTTGCCACTAACAGCCTGATCGGCCTAAACCTCACTTCCTTGACACTTACCTACTGCAACCTGAGCTCTGTTCCCTATGTCCCTCTGCAACACTTGGTCTACCTGTGCTACTTGGACCTGTCCTATAACCCCATCATCTCCATCCATCCTAACCTGCTGGGAGACCTACTTCGGCTGCAGGAGTTCCACTTGGTTGGTGGGAGTCTCCTGAGAGTGGAGCCAGGTGCATTTCATGGCCTCGTCTATATCCGCTTGCTCAACATGTCATCCAATCAGCTAGTGACGCTGGAGGAAACAGCCTTTCACTCAGTGGGTACCCTTGAGGTTCTTCGGCTGGATAATAACCCACTCATCTGTGACTGCCGCCTGCTCTGGGTTTGGCGTCACCATTTGCACCTGGACTTTGACAAAAAGCCACCTATCTGCAACTTACCTGTGCATGTACAGGGTAGAATGATCCAGGACTTCACACAAGTTCAACTTCCAGGTCTGTTCACTTGTCGGCAGGCGCGTATTCTGAACCGCAAGCCCCAGGAAGTGCGCACTGATGAGGGTCATACGGTCCAGTTCTTCTGCCAGGTGGATGGagaccccaccccctccatcaTCTGGCTGAGCCCTCATCGCACCCTCCTGTCCACTACTGGTCGGATCCGTGTGTTGTCCAACGGGACCCTTGAAGTGCGATACTCACAGGTGCAGGACAGTGGATATTACCACTGTTTCGCCTCCAATGCAGCAGGGAATGACAGCATTTCCGTCAGTCTCCAGGTACGGGGCTTTCCTGCTTCTTCACCACGGAACCGTTCAATCCACTTTTTCATGGAGGGCTGGAGCTTCACATCCACTCAGTCACCCGTCAATGACTCCCAGGGTCTACGGCCATTTCCATTTGACATGAAGACACTGATCATCGCTGTGACTATGGGCTTCTTGTCATTCCTGAGCTCGGTGGCAGTctgttttgtgttcatgttcttctGGAGTCAAAGCAAGGGGCAGATCAAACATACAGCCACCATTGACTTTGTACCTCACAGTGCAGGGGCAGGACCAGCCAGAGGAGGGAGTGGTACAGATAATAACAGGTTGACCATGAAGCTTTTATGA
- the scn1bb gene encoding sodium channel, voltage-gated, type I, beta b isoform X2, with protein sequence MSARHFLFLCVLCALYVSLCSGACAEVDSDTQAVAGQNFKLGCISCKMRGEVEASATVDWYFRAKGETDFAHIYSYDDESPTIIDERFKERVNWTGSRKTNDLQDASIYLLNVTFNDSGVYRCFFSRTLSYQYYEYQTTVSKLVHLTVVAKATRGVASIVSEVMMYVSIIGLQLWLLVEMVYCYRKIAAAGDEALRASAAEYLAIASESKDNCTGVQVAE encoded by the exons ATGTCTGCCAGgcatttcctgttcctgtgcgtgctctgtgctctgtatG TCTCTTTGTGCAGTGGGGCCTGTGCTGAGGTGgactcagacacacaggctGTGGCAGGGCAGAACTTCAAGCTGGGCTGCATCTCCTGTaagatgagaggagaggtggaggctTCCGCCACTGTAGACTGGTACTTCAGGGCGAAGGGAGAAACGGATTTTGCGCAT ATCTACTCCTATGATGACGAAAGTCCCACTATAATCGACGAGCGGTTCAAGGAGCGTGTGAACTGGACCGGCAGCAGGAAGACCAATGACCTGCAGGACGCCTCCATCTACCTCCTTAACGTGACCTTCAACGACTCGGGAGTGTACCGCTGTTTCTTTAGTCGCACTCTCAGCTACCAGTACTACGAGTACCAGACCACAGTCAGCAAGCTGGTGCACCTCACTGTGGTGGCCAAAG cgaCGCGTGGTGTGGCCTCCATTGTTTCGGAGGTGATGATGTATGTGTCAATTATCGGCCTACAGCTGTGGCTTCTGGTGGAGATGGTTTATTGCTACCGAAAGATCGCTGCTGCGGGTGACGAGGCCCTGCGAGCCAGCGC TGCGGAGTATTTAGCAATAGCATCGGAGAGCAAAGATAACTGTACAGGAGTGCAGGTGGCAGAATAA
- the scn1bb gene encoding sodium channel, voltage-gated, type I, beta b isoform X1: MLTVNHAHTVVFIRVGDIPGACVRVCIRVYVHARVCVHLCVRVCAYAPVSLCSGACAEVDSDTQAVAGQNFKLGCISCKMRGEVEASATVDWYFRAKGETDFAHIYSYDDESPTIIDERFKERVNWTGSRKTNDLQDASIYLLNVTFNDSGVYRCFFSRTLSYQYYEYQTTVSKLVHLTVVAKATRGVASIVSEVMMYVSIIGLQLWLLVEMVYCYRKIAAAGDEALRASAAEYLAIASESKDNCTGVQVAE, translated from the exons ATGCTAACTGTAAACCATGCACACACGGTTGTGTTCATAAGAGTTGGTGACATCCctggtgcgtgcgtgcgtgtgtgcattcgtgtatatgtgcacgcacgtgtgtgcgtgcatttgtgtgtgcgtgtgtgtgcatatgctcCAGTCTCTTTGTGCAGTGGGGCCTGTGCTGAGGTGgactcagacacacaggctGTGGCAGGGCAGAACTTCAAGCTGGGCTGCATCTCCTGTaagatgagaggagaggtggaggctTCCGCCACTGTAGACTGGTACTTCAGGGCGAAGGGAGAAACGGATTTTGCGCAT ATCTACTCCTATGATGACGAAAGTCCCACTATAATCGACGAGCGGTTCAAGGAGCGTGTGAACTGGACCGGCAGCAGGAAGACCAATGACCTGCAGGACGCCTCCATCTACCTCCTTAACGTGACCTTCAACGACTCGGGAGTGTACCGCTGTTTCTTTAGTCGCACTCTCAGCTACCAGTACTACGAGTACCAGACCACAGTCAGCAAGCTGGTGCACCTCACTGTGGTGGCCAAAG cgaCGCGTGGTGTGGCCTCCATTGTTTCGGAGGTGATGATGTATGTGTCAATTATCGGCCTACAGCTGTGGCTTCTGGTGGAGATGGTTTATTGCTACCGAAAGATCGCTGCTGCGGGTGACGAGGCCCTGCGAGCCAGCGC TGCGGAGTATTTAGCAATAGCATCGGAGAGCAAAGATAACTGTACAGGAGTGCAGGTGGCAGAATAA